DNA from bacterium:
GAGAACCTGAACCGATTGCAGGCACAGACCGCGCAATCCGCAAGCGACATATTGGAGGAACTCAGGCGACGTCTTGGTGCCGATTCAGTCTACTTGTTCAGACTGCATCGCATCACCCGCGTCGCCGACGCTGAAAGTTGCGTCGGCAGACAGTTTCCCCGTTTCGGTCACTTCAAAAGAGGTCTTCGGTACAGTCCAGTTCGAGACGTATGCGAGTGTCGAGAAGAATGGTGTCATACGAATGTGCCCATGTTCCGAGAGGGGAAGCATCGCAAACTACTTAGTCTCTGCGACCCAGCCCACAAGTATCAGACATGTATTGCGACGCCTGTAGAACAACCGCCAGGCAGTGACTACCTCTACAGTTTGTTCGCCTTCTTCTACCCATCCACGGAGCACGGCACAGCGCCTTTGGCCGCGCCCCAGTTGATGCCAGGCTGTGACAACGCCACATCCCCACGAACCAGGGAAGAACTCGCACTGGCCGCAATGCGCGAGATTGCCCACCGTATCTCACGTGAACTGATCATTAACTGGCATATCAAGATGCGAGCAAAAGAGGATCCCGTGTTCATGGCCGGCATGCTCGCTGTCAGCCTTGGACACGAACTCTTCCACTGTCTCCAAGGTGCCGAGTGGGAATGCGCTGCATTGGCCCCACACATCAAACCGAACATCACTACATCACGCGAAGATGTGGTCCTGATGGATCGTCTGAAGAAGAGAACCGATAGAGCCATCGACATAGTCATCGGTCTTGCCCGCCAGGCGAATACCGATGCCGAACGGGAATCTGAGTTTGATGTGCGTGACGCTATCTTGTCGGCGGCGCTTTCCGCGAAGATGGCAAGTTCTGGCGTTACCGTGCGCTATTTCTCAGAACCATCGGTTCTTCTAAGCGGCCAACGAGGCAAGATTGAGCGCATCGTCCACAATCTCGTCCTAAATGCAGTTCAACAGACAGCTCGCTCCATGCGTCGCGGTGGTCTTGTATATGTCAAACACTACATTCGTGATGTCGGCAGGAATCGCCAACTTGTTGTGAGGGTCTTTGACAATGGCCCGGGCATTCATGGTTATATGACGAAACGCATCTTCGAGCCGGGCGAAACTTCTCGCCCAGATGGAACTGGTATGGGTCTGACGATCTGCGCTCAGGAGATTGATCGGATCGGACACGGTTCCGTTCATGTCGCAGAGTCGATTCTGTGGGCGGGAACGTGCTTCGAGGTTGCGTTTCCATCCAATCTGTTGGTGCGGAAGAAGAACTAAGGGGATCTCATGTACGACCAGATACACGGAGTGCTGCTTTTTGACGAAGATGCCACCCAACGAGAACCGCTTCGTGACGAACTGACGCGTTCAGGCTATCAAGTCACTGCAATCGGGCATGTTGCTGACGTGTTGCGCGAGGTCCGGACGCAACGCAACATATACGATTTTGCGGTATTCGACCTGGATTTCAGGGGAATCGCTGCCGGAACAGGAGAACTCGAAGTCGCGCGGATTACCGATGGCCTCCGACTGTGTCAGTCGGTGTCGAGCATTGACCCGTCTCTACCCATCATCCTCTATCATGACACCTCACGTTCAGATCCCTCGCACATTGCAGGGCATAGACAATTGGAGGAACCCGAAGCTATTGCCAATGGTGCCTGCCGACTGGTTCAGCAACGCGGCGTTCCCAATGTTCTTGCTGGCCTTGTCAAACAACTGCGCGAACTCGACGAGATCGGAAATGAACTTAAGCGATTGCAGGAGGCGCGGGCGAGCATGGGCCACTTGGTCGCGGGACTCGGCGCGGGTTTCCAGGTTGTAGACGGGCGCGGCAGAGTTTGGTTTACGGATGATGAATTCCGGCGAGTCGTCGGCACGTCTGGAATGCCCGACCGCATTTGCTACTGTCAGTCGCACGGCTACTGCCGGCGACATGGCATGTGCCACAATTGCGTTGTCCGCAAAGTCATGGCAGAGGGACTTCCTGACTATGAGATATTCTACTCGCCGACCTATCCTCAAGGCCCCGGTACGGCGCCGGTCTTCCAGTACCTGAGTGTACGGGCAACGCCTATTTTCGCGAAGAATGACTCTGTGCCTGGAACCAATAGCGATGGTTCTGATCGGCTCAGGAATAGAGCAATTGCCGCCATTGAAGCCGTATCATCGGTGCCTTCTCGCTTCATCGCCCACCTGCCACTGAACGTGCATCTGGAGATGCTTGCGAAGGGTCTGCAGGATATGGGGTTTCGACGCGTATCCGTGTTTCGGTGCCGCTCAAATGCTGCGAATTCTCCGCTTGGCGAACTTGAGGGAATTCTTGCGTGCAGCATTGGTGCCGACCAGGTGTCGGACACCGTCCCTTTAGCGCATGTCTACATATCCATCCGTTCCACGCCGCCACACAATCCTGGGCCGACGACCGCTGTGCAAGTGTGCCCGGATGCGAACGGAACGTGCCTCGTCATCAACGACGCTGTCCGAAAGGAACTCGGCATCATCTCGGCTCATCCCCCCCTCTCGGTGGCCTTGGTGGGGCCGGAGGGAAACTGTATTGGCTGGGTCCTGCTTGACAACGCAGGTCCAGATTGGGAACTATCCGAGCACAAACCCGTAATACAGTCTGACCTTGTTCCTTTGCCATGTCATGGCTGCATTCCGCCGAAACCAGTTGATCTCATCGCGGAGATTGGGCGGGTCCTCCATTCAAAACCGCGGGGCAGCCAGATTGGCCTGAGTGGGTCCAATGCGGACACAGTGAAGGAGGAACAGCGATATGAACGGGTATGCCTCCGCGTGGCGGGCGCAACTCATGCTGACCCCGCTGCTACTATCGGCCTGATCTTGGAGGCAGTAAAGGAGGAGATGTCCGGCATTGAGATGGCGCATGTCCGCCGAGTCGACGGTGATCTGGCGTTGTCGGTCAAGCACGTCGGCGCCTATGGCGGGATTGCTGACGATCAGTTGGACATCCGAACCAGCAAGCGCCTTACTGCGCAGGTCGCGCGCACCGGTTTGGGCATTATTATCAGCGACATCGAGGCCCAGTACGGGGAGTACCCGCCTGGGTTGGAGGAATTTACCCCCGATGCGCGATCGCTCCTCTTGAGCTACAAGAGTCATGCGGTGTTGCCCATCAGGACCGAGATTGGGACTGTCGGGACCCTGTCATGCCAAGCGAAGAAGGCGGGATTCTTCACTGCGAGTAGGGAACGTTTTCTCCGCGCCATCTGCGCGCTGCTATCGCGCGCACTTGAGGACTTCTCACGAGACCAAGTGCAGAAGACCGCCGACGAACTGCCACGAAGCGCCGCTATGATGGTTGCTCATAATCTGGCGCAACCGCTCGCTATTATCCAGAAGTCCGCAGAATTAATCCGTCAGGATCTCCCGAAGAATCCGGACTCCGTCGGGCAGTGGGTCGGGCAGATTGAGCGCCAGTGCAAACGGTTGGTGGCCATGAGGCGTTCTTTGATCGCTGTGGCTCAGAGCGGTACCGCATCGCTTCAGGTGGAGGATATCCAGACGCGAGACCTGCTGAGTGTTATGGTAGAGGAGTGGACAGAAGGTCGTGGCATTCAGACGAAGGTGGAAATCGATCCGGGACTGGAGACATGTCGTGTTCCGCGAGCTATCCTGGAAACCTGCCTCGGCGTAATGATCCCCAACGCGGTCGATGCGATGGATGCGATGTCCGATCTGAGTCGCCGCCTTACAGTGCGAGTAAGGAGTTTGGGCGCCGCCGGAAACAGCTTTGATGTGGTCGACACCGGCCCAGGGGTGCCAGACGAAGTAGCACCGTACTTGTTTCGACCGCTCAAGTCCGCTAAGAGCCTTGGTATGGGGATCGGTCTAGCAGTAGCCCAGAAACTTGCCAGATCCGTCCAAGGCGATATTACATGGTCGCGTGCAAATGGCGAAACGGTGTTTAGTTTGAGGTTCAAGCGTTAAGATTAACGAAAGCAAAACGGAGGATATTCAAAATGAAAATGCTGTTCATG
Protein-coding regions in this window:
- a CDS encoding ATP-binding protein; this translates as MNLIQANFKSLHAAVVLLELSDGREAALDRREIEAPAILNADSDADVQAYFKCDPSILVLCSEPEVSDRPLKAERRPLLRHSHLKGFLTYRLGQTKKLVVRDATSNVYAFGDLSEGVGGRCRKRAVRGLVQERGLLPMKQLDEKRPVTLEMVRRISVDDDDFWRENYPEYELCAADTVLGCISGFEYRGVGDDTVIVDLDPVAYLNRLAENLEDVFEHLGFDGGAALPAALEAASPSSVLTDADMIPLANQGAILIVDDDREGTLLPAKDFLANNGYEVVPAASASEAKGLVNKMLESPGFQTITSAFVDIHLTQDIQRSDHAGIAFAHWLQDRIPNCGIILMSAEGEQSVDGAKQRACGELQVVGYEAKPFKHGRFRSLIRAAALPERLRAADLFVVAPDRTAKTTENLNRLQAQTAQSASDILEELRRRLGADSVYLFRLHRITRVADAESCVGRQFPRFGHFKRGLRYSPVRDVCECREEWCHTNVPMFREGKHRKLLSLCDPAHKYQTCIATPVEQPPGSDYLYSLFAFFYPSTEHGTAPLAAPQLMPGCDNATSPRTREELALAAMREIAHRISRELIINWHIKMRAKEDPVFMAGMLAVSLGHELFHCLQGAEWECAALAPHIKPNITTSREDVVLMDRLKKRTDRAIDIVIGLARQANTDAERESEFDVRDAILSAALSAKMASSGVTVRYFSEPSVLLSGQRGKIERIVHNLVLNAVQQTARSMRRGGLVYVKHYIRDVGRNRQLVVRVFDNGPGIHGYMTKRIFEPGETSRPDGTGMGLTICAQEIDRIGHGSVHVAESILWAGTCFEVAFPSNLLVRKKN
- a CDS encoding ATP-binding protein, yielding MYDQIHGVLLFDEDATQREPLRDELTRSGYQVTAIGHVADVLREVRTQRNIYDFAVFDLDFRGIAAGTGELEVARITDGLRLCQSVSSIDPSLPIILYHDTSRSDPSHIAGHRQLEEPEAIANGACRLVQQRGVPNVLAGLVKQLRELDEIGNELKRLQEARASMGHLVAGLGAGFQVVDGRGRVWFTDDEFRRVVGTSGMPDRICYCQSHGYCRRHGMCHNCVVRKVMAEGLPDYEIFYSPTYPQGPGTAPVFQYLSVRATPIFAKNDSVPGTNSDGSDRLRNRAIAAIEAVSSVPSRFIAHLPLNVHLEMLAKGLQDMGFRRVSVFRCRSNAANSPLGELEGILACSIGADQVSDTVPLAHVYISIRSTPPHNPGPTTAVQVCPDANGTCLVINDAVRKELGIISAHPPLSVALVGPEGNCIGWVLLDNAGPDWELSEHKPVIQSDLVPLPCHGCIPPKPVDLIAEIGRVLHSKPRGSQIGLSGSNADTVKEEQRYERVCLRVAGATHADPAATIGLILEAVKEEMSGIEMAHVRRVDGDLALSVKHVGAYGGIADDQLDIRTSKRLTAQVARTGLGIIISDIEAQYGEYPPGLEEFTPDARSLLLSYKSHAVLPIRTEIGTVGTLSCQAKKAGFFTASRERFLRAICALLSRALEDFSRDQVQKTADELPRSAAMMVAHNLAQPLAIIQKSAELIRQDLPKNPDSVGQWVGQIERQCKRLVAMRRSLIAVAQSGTASLQVEDIQTRDLLSVMVEEWTEGRGIQTKVEIDPGLETCRVPRAILETCLGVMIPNAVDAMDAMSDLSRRLTVRVRSLGAAGNSFDVVDTGPGVPDEVAPYLFRPLKSAKSLGMGIGLAVAQKLARSVQGDITWSRANGETVFSLRFKR